CTGCCCGGTGAAGGAGCGCGGGTTGCGGGCGACCGCCTCGGGCGTGCCGGTCGCGACCACCTCGCCGCCCCCGTCGCCCCCCTCCGGCCCCAGGTCCACGATGTAGTCGGCCGACTTGATCACGTCCAGGTTGTGCTCGATGACGATCACCGTGTTCCCCGCGTCGGCGAACAGGTGCAGGACGGAGAGCAGCTTCGAGATGTCGTCGAAGT
The Deltaproteobacteria bacterium DNA segment above includes these coding regions:
- a CDS encoding excinuclease ABC subunit UvrA, whose translation is GQSATTLSGGEAQRVKLARELSRRATGKTVYLLDEPTTGPHFDDISKLLSVLHLFADAGNTVIVIEHNLDVIKSADYIVDLGPEGGDGGGEVVATGTPEAVARNPRSFTGQFLRRVLP